The proteins below come from a single Candidozyma auris chromosome 3, complete sequence genomic window:
- a CDS encoding resistance to Congo red protein, protein MTFTSIYTRDDYYNGGSWSGGARWAFFAIFIVLIIIVVLGTLRINRARSRQGIQPLYGTRWMTPPSYYQSQNQYNQPTRREPDMPNVYVPTYTERAGEYDMGYYDNEGNFHPNPNAKDPSVPPQAYQGHTSSGDGVLISNDFPTYEQHSQEEQSRQQSRGTETTDARIPRE, encoded by the coding sequence ATGACTTTTACAAGTATCTACACCAGAGATGACTACTACAATGGCGGAAGCTGGTCAGGCGGGGCTCGTTGGGCATTCTTTGCAATATTTATAGTGTTGATTATAATTGTCGTGTTGGGCACCTTACGAATCAACAGAGCAAGATCTAGACAGGGTATACAGCCACTTTATGGGACAAGATGGATGACACCTCCATCCTACTATCAATCTCAAAACCAATACAATCAACCAACGAGACGTGAACCTGACATGCCGAATGTGTATGTCCCAACATACACTGAGCGTGCCGGTGAATATGACATGGGTTACTATGATAACGAAGGTAATTTTCACCCTAACCCTAACGCGAAAGATCCGAGTGTTCCACCGCAAGCCTATCAAGGACACACTTCCTCTGGTGATGGCGTTTTGATAAGCAACGATTTTCCGACTTACGAGCAGCACAGCCAGGAGGAGCAGCTGCGACAGCAAAGTCGAGGGACGGAGACAACAGACGCAAGAATACCGCGGGAGTAA
- the SPO11 gene encoding Spo11p, with amino-acid sequence MTEAHQLLEYWNNLLERSRLTTETMALAIPAKKRRRIKSSSLNFINLFDISESRYQSRRFMVHLLAMKLLLQTYLQNRVSSMRELFYRDVAAFGYDQNVLNEALLNMSFVTNGGVPEDFRVFPSSKGLIYGGPLIQCSEGSCQKFELKYESDAILVPNFHNHLKIDTKIESIILFEKDSIFKTYCAHVKNNHLMLRGRHVFLTAKGFPDRLSMKLLKAFVTEQTEVPIYAFVDSDVYGVNIFRSYERGLGEASINLKYTGVFLLDYKEGWQTVSSREVILMISLLRQLTSPNPPDSRIAYESHLLMKQELSRGLLLFKKAEMNAKENFSKCERTLLTYLDERVLRVK; translated from the coding sequence ATGACCGAAGCccatcaacttcttgaataCTGGAATAATTTGTTAGAGCGCTCTCGGTTGACGACAGAGACTATGGCACTTGCCATCCcagcaaaaaagagaagacgCATAAAATCTTCGTCATTGAATTTTATAAACCTTTTCGATATCTCAGAGAGTCGCTATCAAAGTCGACGTTTTATGGTTCACTTGTTGGCCATGAAGCTACTTTTGCAAACATATCTACAGAATCGCGTGTCCAGCATGCGTGAGTTATTCTATCGGGACGTGGCCGCTTTCGGGTATGATCAGAATGTTTTAAATGAGGCGTTATTGAACATGAGTTTCGTGACTAATGGCGGTGTACCTGAAGACTTCAGAGTCTTTCCCTCTTCTAAAGGGCTTATCTATGGTGGCCCACTCATCCAATGCTCTGAAGGGTCCTGCCAAAAGTTCGAGCTAAAGTATGAATCGGACGCAATATTGGTACCAAATTTTCATAACCATTTGAAAATCGACACAAAAATTGAATCAATCATATTGTTTGAAAAAGACTCCATATTCAAAACTTACTGCGCACACGTCAAAAATAATCATTTGATGCTCAGAGGAAGGCATGTCTTCCTAACTGCGAAGGGTTTTCCTGATAGATTATCCATGAAGTTATTGAAAGCATTCGTCACAGAACAAACTGAGGTGCCAATTTACGCGTTCGTCGATTCCGATGTGTACGGCGTCAATATTTTTCGCTCTTACGAACGTGGCCTCGGAGAAGCATCAATCAATTTAAAGTATACCGGCGTATTTTTGCTTGACTATAAAGAAGGTTGGCAAACAGTAAGCAGCCGAGaggtgatcttgatgatctctttACTTCGCCAGTTGACCCTGCCTAACCCTCCTGACTCGAGAATCGCTTACGAGAGTCACctcttgatgaagcaaGAGCTATCAAGAGGCTTACTTTTATTCAAAAAGGCAGAGATGaatgccaaagaaaacttcaGTAAATGTGAGCGAACGCTTCTCACCTATCTTGACGAAAGGGTCTTACGTGTCAAGTGA
- the IPP1 gene encoding inorganic diphosphatase IPP1 yields the protein MTYTTRQIGAANTLDFKVFIEKDGKPVSPFHDIPLYANKEKNILNMIVEVPRWTNAKLEISKELPLNPIIQDTKKGKLRFVRNCFPHHGYIHNYGAFPQTWEDPNQTHPETKAKGDNDPLDVCEIGEQVATVGQVKQVKVLGVMALLDEGETDWKVIVIDVNDPLAPKLNDIEDVETHLPGLLRATNEWFRIYKIPDGKPENQFAFSGECKNKKYANEVIAECAEAWDRLIKGTTDAGKISLTNTTLSTTHSFVESVDIPKHSPQEAAPIDKSIDKWFFISGAH from the coding sequence ATGACTTACACTACTCGTCAAATCGGTGCCGCTAACACGTTGGACTTCAAGGTGTTTATCGAGAAAGATGGCAAGCCAGTGTCCCCCTTTCATGATATCCCTTTGTATGCgaacaaagagaagaatattTTGAATATGATTGTGGAGGTCCCAAGATGGACTAATGCCAAATTGGAAATCTCAAAAGAACTTCCCTTGAACCCCATCATTCAGGACACCAAAAAAGGGAAATTACGGTTTGTTCGCAATTGCTTTCCTCATCATGGGTACATCCACAATTACGGTGCCTTTCCACAAACTTGGGAGGACCCCAATCAAACCCACCCTGAAACGAAGGCCAAGGGTGATAACGATCCATTAGACGTGTGCGAGATCGGTGAACAGGTTGCTACTGTGGGGCAAGTCAAGCAGGTGAAGGTTTTGGGAGTTATGGCCCTATTGGACGAAGGTGAGACTGATTGGAAAGTCATTGTTATCGACGTGAACGACCCATTGGCTCCTAAGTTGAACGATATTGAAGATGTAGAGACTCATTTACCAGGTTTATTAAGAGCGACAAATGAGTGGTTCAGAATTTACAAAATTCCCGACGGCAAGCCGGAAAATCAATTTGCTTTCTCTGGTGAATGCAAAAATAAGAAGTATGCCAACGAAGTAATTGCAGAATGCGCTGAAGCCTGGGACAGATTAATCAAAGGCACAACTGACGCTGGGAAAATTAGTTTGACGAACACCACTTTGTCCACGACTCACTCTTTCGTCGAGTCCGTTGATATTCCAAAGCACTCACCACAGGAAGCAGCCCCAATTGACAAATCTATTGATAAGTGGTTTTTTATTTCTGGTGCTCACTAA